The Pan paniscus chromosome 1, NHGRI_mPanPan1-v2.0_pri, whole genome shotgun sequence genome has a segment encoding these proteins:
- the PRMT6 gene encoding protein arginine N-methyltransferase 6, which yields MSQPKKRKLESGGGGEGGEGTEEEDGAEREAALERPRRTKRERDQLYYECYSDVSVHEEMIADRVRTDAYRLGILRNWAALRGKTVLDVGAGTGILSIFCAQAGARRVYAVEASAIWQQAREVVRFNGLEDRVHVLPGPVETVELPEQVDAIVSEWMGYGLLHESMLSSVLHARTKWLKEGGLLLPASAELFIAPISDQMLEWRLGFWSQVKQHYGVDMSCLEGFATRCLMGHSEIVVQGLSGEDVLARPQRFAQLELSRAGLEQELEAGVGGRFRCSCYGSAPMHGFAIWFQVTFPGGESEKPLVLSTSPFHPATHWKQALLYLNEPVQVEQDTDVSGEITLLPSRDNPRRLRVLLRYKVGDQEEKTKDFAMED from the coding sequence ATGTCGCAGCCCAAGAAAAGAAAGCTTGAGTCGGGGGGCGGCGGCGAAGGAGGGGAGGGAACTGAAGAGGAAGATGGCGCGGAGCGGGAGGCGGCCCTGGAGCGACCCCGGAGGACTAAGCGGGAGCGGGACCAGCTGTACTACGAGTGCTACTCGGACGTTTCGGTCCACGAGGAGATGATCGCGGACCGCGTCCGCACCGATGCCTACCGCCTGGGTATCCTTCGGAACTGGGCAGCACTGCGAGGCAAGACGGTACTGGACGTGGGCGCGGGCACCGGCATTCTGAGCATCTTCTGTGCCCAGGCCGGGGCCCGGCGCGTGTACGCGGTAGAGGCCAGCGCCATCTGGCAACAGGCCCGGGAGGTGGTGCGGTTCAACGGGCTGGAGGACCGGGTGCACGTCCTGCCGGGACCGGTGGAGACTGTGGAGTTGCCAGAACAGGTGGATGCCATCGTGAGCGAGTGGATGGGCTACGGACTCCTGCACGAGTCCATGCTGAGCTCCGTCCTCCACGCGCGAACCAAGTGGCTGAAGGAGGGCGGTCTTCTCCTGCCGGCCTCCGCCGAGCTCTTCATAGCCCCCATCAGCGACCAGATGCTGGAATGGCGCCTGGGCTTCTGGAGCCAGGTGAAGCAGCACTATGGTGTGGACATGAGCTGCCTGGAGGGCTTCGCCACGCGCTGTCTCATGGGCCACTCGGAGATCGTTGTGCAGGGATTGTCCGGCGAGGACGTGCTGGCCCGGCCGCAGCGCTTTGCTCAGCTAGAGCTCTCCCGCGCCGGCTTGGAGCAGGAGCTGGAGGCCGGAGTGGGCGGGCGCTTCCGCTGCAGCTGCTATGGCTCGGCGCCCATGCATGGCTTTGCCATCTGGTTCCAGGTGACCTTCCCTGGAGGGGAGTCGGAGAAACCCCTGGTGCTGTCCACCTCGCCTTTTCACCCGGCCACTCACTGGAAACAGGCGCTCCTCTACCTGAACGAGCCTGTGCAAGTGGAGCAAGACACGGACGTTTCAGGAGAGATCACGCTGCTGCCCTCCCGGGACAACCCCCGTCGCCTGCGCGTGCTGCTGCGCTACAAAGTGGGAGACCAGGAGGAGAAGACCAAAGACTTTGCCATGGAGGACTGA